One Candidatus Krumholzibacteriia bacterium genomic region harbors:
- a CDS encoding toxin-antitoxin system HicB family antitoxin — MSEDRPKYDAERHPDRREGPRRGSSRKAFLVRLPPDLHDELRRWADAELRSLNAHIEYLLREAVRRKKGSD; from the coding sequence ATGAGCGAAGACCGCCCGAAGTACGATGCCGAACGGCATCCCGACCGCCGCGAGGGTCCCCGCCGGGGATCCTCGCGCAAGGCGTTCCTGGTGCGGCTCCCGCCGGACCTGCACGACGAGCTGCGTCGTTGGGCCGACGCCGAGCTGCGCAGCCTGAACGCGCACATCGAGTACCTGCTCCGCGAAGCGGTCCGCCGGAAGAAGGGTTCGGACTGA
- the gcvP gene encoding aminomethyl-transferring glycine dehydrogenase, whose amino-acid sequence MSRAHVSHSGGDLLRPTDSFVPRHLGPSDSDTEAMLAALGIASIDDLIDETVPAGIRLPERLALDGPRTESEALAEIRGIAAGNRVMRSFIGMGYHDTLTPAVIQRNVLENPGWYTQYTPYQAEISQGRLEALLNFQTMVSDLCALPLSNASLLDEATAAAEAMGMCWSVGRQKRHRFFVSDDCHPQTIAVVETRATPLGIDVVVGDLEDFDPSGEDYFGVLASYPTTDGRVVDLAGVAERAHAHGTRVVVAADLLALTLLRAPGEFGADIAIGSSQRFGVPLGFGGPHAAFMAAADDFKRLMPGRIIGVSKDSAGKPALRLAMQTREQHIRRDKATSNICTAQVLLAVMASMYGVYHGPDGLRRIAARVHGLAELVRTAARRLGHEVADGPIFDTVRITPQGIDATAVRYAAEQRGLNFRWFDDGSVGIALDEPTTAEEVTAILESLTPADTETPEVEPLAAEASTEVDPAFARTSDYMTHPVFHENRSEHQMLRYLHKLQSRDLSLVHSMIPLGSCTMKLNASAEMAPVTWNEFGRLHPFAPENQTEGYRELFRQMESTLGEITGYDAVSLQPNAGAQGEYTGLLVIRAYHHARGDHDRDVCLIPVSAHGTNPASAVMAGMKVVSVDCDDAGNIDLDDLKAKAEKHADRLSALMITYPSTHGVFEETVREVCDTVHAHGGQVYMDGANMNAQVGVTTPGSMGADVCHLNLHKTFCIPHGGGGPGMGPIGVKAHLAPFLPGHPVVETGGEQAIGPVSAAPWGSPSILPISWMYMRMMGEEGLRRATGMAVLNANYMAHRLRDHYPILYSGRNGRVAHEFILDVRAFKDSAGVTVDDIAKRLVDYGFHAPTMSWPVAGTLMVEPTESESKDELDRFCEAMIAIREEIRAIEDGTADGDDNVLHNAPHTLAELTRDDWPHPYSREQAGWPKPWLRDAKFFPSVGRVDNAWGDRHLVCTCPPVEEMAEV is encoded by the coding sequence ATGTCGCGCGCGCACGTCAGCCATTCCGGGGGAGACCTCCTCCGGCCGACCGACTCCTTCGTCCCCCGCCACCTCGGCCCCTCGGACTCCGACACCGAGGCCATGCTGGCCGCCCTGGGGATCGCCTCGATCGACGACCTGATCGACGAGACGGTGCCGGCGGGGATCCGGCTGCCCGAACGCCTGGCGCTGGACGGCCCGCGGACGGAGAGCGAGGCCCTGGCCGAGATCCGCGGCATCGCCGCGGGCAACCGGGTGATGCGCAGCTTCATCGGGATGGGCTACCACGACACGCTCACCCCGGCGGTGATCCAGCGGAACGTGCTCGAGAACCCGGGCTGGTACACGCAGTACACGCCCTACCAGGCGGAGATCTCGCAAGGACGGCTCGAGGCGCTGCTGAACTTCCAGACCATGGTCAGCGACCTGTGCGCGCTGCCGCTCAGCAACGCCTCGCTGCTCGACGAAGCCACGGCCGCGGCCGAGGCCATGGGCATGTGCTGGTCAGTGGGCCGGCAGAAGCGCCATCGTTTCTTCGTGTCCGACGACTGCCATCCGCAGACGATCGCGGTGGTCGAGACGCGCGCCACGCCGCTGGGAATCGACGTCGTGGTCGGAGACCTCGAGGACTTCGACCCGAGCGGCGAGGACTACTTCGGCGTCCTGGCCTCGTACCCGACCACCGACGGCCGCGTGGTCGACCTGGCCGGCGTGGCCGAGCGCGCCCATGCCCACGGCACCCGCGTGGTGGTGGCCGCCGACCTCCTCGCGCTCACGCTCCTGCGCGCGCCGGGCGAGTTCGGCGCCGACATCGCGATCGGCTCGAGCCAGCGATTCGGCGTACCCCTGGGCTTCGGCGGACCGCACGCCGCCTTCATGGCCGCCGCCGACGACTTCAAGCGGCTCATGCCCGGCCGGATCATCGGCGTGAGCAAGGACTCCGCCGGCAAGCCGGCGCTGCGCCTGGCCATGCAGACGCGCGAGCAGCACATCCGCCGCGACAAGGCCACCAGCAACATCTGCACGGCGCAGGTGCTGCTGGCCGTGATGGCCTCGATGTACGGCGTCTACCACGGCCCCGACGGCCTGCGACGGATCGCCGCCCGCGTGCACGGACTCGCCGAACTGGTGCGCACCGCGGCCCGCCGGCTCGGCCACGAGGTCGCCGACGGCCCGATCTTCGACACGGTGCGCATCACGCCGCAGGGCATCGACGCCACCGCGGTGCGCTACGCGGCCGAGCAGCGCGGCCTGAACTTCCGCTGGTTCGACGACGGCTCGGTGGGCATCGCCCTCGACGAGCCGACCACCGCCGAGGAAGTCACCGCGATCCTCGAGTCGCTCACCCCGGCCGACACCGAGACGCCCGAGGTCGAACCCCTGGCCGCCGAGGCGAGCACCGAGGTCGATCCGGCCTTCGCGCGCACGAGCGACTACATGACGCACCCGGTGTTCCACGAGAACCGCAGCGAGCACCAGATGCTGCGCTACCTGCACAAGCTGCAGTCGCGCGACCTGTCGCTGGTGCACTCGATGATCCCGCTCGGCTCGTGCACGATGAAGCTCAACGCCAGCGCCGAGATGGCCCCGGTCACCTGGAACGAGTTCGGGCGCCTGCACCCCTTCGCGCCCGAGAACCAGACCGAGGGCTACCGCGAACTCTTCCGGCAGATGGAATCGACCCTGGGCGAGATCACCGGCTACGACGCCGTGTCGCTGCAGCCGAACGCAGGCGCGCAGGGCGAGTACACCGGCCTGCTGGTGATCCGCGCCTACCACCACGCCCGCGGCGACCACGACCGCGACGTGTGCCTGATCCCGGTGTCGGCCCACGGCACCAATCCGGCGAGCGCGGTCATGGCGGGCATGAAGGTCGTGTCGGTGGACTGCGACGACGCCGGCAACATCGACCTCGACGACCTGAAGGCCAAGGCCGAGAAGCACGCCGACCGCCTGTCGGCGCTCATGATCACCTACCCGTCGACGCACGGCGTGTTCGAGGAGACCGTGCGCGAGGTCTGCGACACCGTCCACGCCCACGGCGGGCAGGTGTACATGGACGGCGCGAACATGAACGCGCAGGTCGGTGTGACCACGCCGGGCTCGATGGGTGCCGACGTCTGCCACCTGAACCTGCACAAGACCTTCTGCATCCCGCACGGCGGCGGCGGCCCGGGCATGGGCCCGATCGGCGTGAAGGCGCACCTGGCGCCCTTCCTGCCCGGTCACCCGGTGGTGGAGACCGGCGGCGAGCAGGCGATCGGTCCGGTGTCGGCCGCCCCCTGGGGCAGCCCGAGCATCCTGCCGATCAGCTGGATGTACATGCGCATGATGGGCGAGGAGGGCCTGCGCCGCGCCACCGGCATGGCGGTGCTCAACGCCAACTACATGGCCCACCGCCTGCGCGACCACTACCCGATCCTCTACAGCGGTCGCAACGGACGCGTGGCCCACGAGTTCATCCTCGACGTGCGCGCCTTCAAGGACTCGGCCGGCGTCACGGTCGACGACATCGCCAAGCGTCTGGTGGACTACGGCTTCCACGCCCCCACCATGAGCTGGCCGGTGGCGGGCACGCTCATGGTCGAGCCCACCGAGAGCGAGTCGAAGGACGAGCTCGACCGCTTCTGCGAGGCCATGATCGCCATCCGCGAGGAGATCCGGGCGATCGAGGACGGCACCGCCGACGGCGACGACAACGTCCTGCACAACGCGCCGCACACCCTGGCCGAACTCACCCGCGACGACTGGCCGCACCCCTACTCGCGCGAGCAGGCGGGCTGGCCGAAGCCGTGGCTGCGCGACGCGAAGTTCTTCCCCTCGGTCGGCCGCGTCGACAACGCCTGGGGCGACCGCCACCTGGTGTGCACGTGCCCGCCGGTCGAGGAGATGGCCGAGGTCTGA
- a CDS encoding phosphate ABC transporter substrate-binding protein, protein MKNRILTALALVTLVALSALPAHAGPKVIVNSDAGVSSVSAETVKNVFLGRTTKFDNGTKVTFAVLKDGAAHESFLDDVVGKSPSQFLSYWRKLAFSGKGTMPQEFDSEDALVAFVQSTPGAIGYVSESTATDGVTVVALD, encoded by the coding sequence ATGAAGAACCGCATTCTGACGGCCCTCGCCCTGGTCACCCTCGTCGCACTGTCCGCGCTTCCGGCCCACGCCGGCCCGAAGGTGATCGTGAACAGTGACGCCGGAGTCAGCAGCGTGTCGGCGGAGACCGTGAAGAACGTCTTCCTCGGCAGGACCACGAAGTTCGACAACGGAACCAAGGTCACCTTCGCCGTGCTGAAGGATGGCGCCGCACACGAGTCCTTCCTGGACGACGTGGTCGGCAAGTCCCCGAGCCAGTTCCTCAGCTACTGGCGAAAGCTCGCGTTCTCGGGCAAGGGCACCATGCCGCAGGAGTTCGACTCCGAAGACGCACTGGTGGCCTTCGTGCAGAGCACGCCGGGCGCGATCGGGTACGTGAGTGAGAGCACCGCGACCGACGGCGTGACCGTCGTCGCGCTCGACTAG
- a CDS encoding methyl-accepting chemotaxis protein produces MAMRIRHKVWLASVILLAGYLINVTLGFVQNGQTEATLRTTAETSFPAAQHCQKVLTDFEDQSRLFEEGVIFGEQEMLTKARDKGATLLERLREIQALEGLDEHLAADIDRAIDETEAYNSAAFDLYRKMAQGDFAAASAEARSAVASQRESLLAQHESHVDHTSENLQSTLADAKTASQRARVVSLALFAVVIAVSIVAVRYVTTRMITAPLHTILDRMADIADGQGDLTQRLDVHSNDEIGELSETFNRFVGKIQDAIKAVAQNTDVVGRSAQSLHEVSEQMRATATQTMERSQAAERESNDVNASALSAASSSEEMSSSIDEIAQNAALAAQETGMAVENVQQATQRIGELDAAGTEIGSVIKVIESIAEQTNLLALNATIEAARAGEAGKGFAVVANEVKELASQTARATEESTEKIRYIQESTQRSVTAMDEISAVIGRINDIATTIAAAVEEQSAATREITQSVNKAAQGSSAITQNVALVSRSAQDASNRADSTLSSANELSTMVQQLQSLVGQFRY; encoded by the coding sequence ATGGCGATGAGGATCCGGCACAAGGTCTGGTTGGCGAGCGTGATCCTGCTCGCGGGCTACCTGATCAACGTCACCCTCGGCTTCGTCCAGAACGGACAGACCGAGGCCACGCTGCGCACCACGGCCGAGACGAGCTTCCCGGCCGCGCAGCACTGTCAGAAGGTCCTGACCGACTTCGAGGACCAGTCGCGTCTGTTCGAGGAAGGCGTGATCTTCGGCGAGCAGGAGATGCTGACGAAGGCCCGCGACAAGGGGGCGACCCTCCTGGAGCGGCTCCGCGAGATCCAGGCCCTCGAAGGACTCGACGAACACCTAGCGGCCGACATCGACCGCGCGATCGACGAGACCGAGGCCTACAACTCCGCCGCCTTCGACCTGTACCGGAAGATGGCGCAGGGCGACTTCGCGGCGGCGTCGGCCGAGGCCCGGAGCGCGGTCGCGTCGCAGCGCGAATCCCTGCTGGCGCAGCACGAGTCGCACGTCGACCACACCAGCGAGAACCTGCAGAGCACCCTGGCCGACGCCAAGACCGCCAGCCAGCGCGCCCGCGTGGTGAGTCTCGCCCTCTTCGCCGTGGTCATTGCCGTGTCGATTGTGGCCGTTCGCTACGTGACGACCCGTATGATCACCGCCCCGCTGCACACCATCCTCGACCGCATGGCCGACATCGCCGACGGGCAAGGCGACCTCACACAGCGACTCGACGTCCACTCGAACGACGAGATCGGCGAGCTCAGCGAGACCTTCAACCGCTTCGTCGGCAAGATCCAGGACGCGATCAAGGCCGTCGCCCAGAACACCGACGTGGTCGGCCGGTCGGCGCAGTCGCTGCACGAGGTCAGCGAACAGATGCGGGCCACCGCCACGCAGACCATGGAGCGCTCGCAGGCCGCCGAACGCGAGAGCAACGACGTGAACGCCAGTGCGCTGAGCGCCGCGTCGAGCTCCGAGGAGATGTCGAGTTCGATCGACGAGATCGCCCAGAACGCCGCGCTGGCTGCCCAGGAGACGGGCATGGCGGTCGAGAACGTGCAGCAGGCCACGCAGCGGATCGGCGAGCTCGACGCCGCGGGCACCGAGATCGGCAGCGTGATCAAGGTGATCGAGTCGATCGCCGAGCAGACGAACCTGCTGGCGCTGAACGCCACCATCGAGGCCGCGCGCGCCGGCGAGGCGGGCAAGGGCTTCGCGGTGGTGGCCAACGAGGTCAAGGAACTGGCCTCGCAGACCGCGCGGGCGACGGAGGAGTCGACGGAGAAGATCCGCTACATCCAGGAGAGCACGCAGCGCTCGGTCACGGCCATGGACGAGATCAGTGCGGTGATCGGGCGGATCAACGACATCGCCACCACCATCGCCGCGGCGGTCGAGGAGCAGAGCGCGGCCACGCGCGAGATCACCCAGAGCGTGAACAAGGCGGCCCAGGGCAGCTCGGCGATCACGCAGAACGTGGCGCTGGTCTCGCGGTCGGCCCAGGACGCCAGCAACCGGGCGGACTCCACGCTGAGTTCCGCCAACGAACTGTCGACCATGGTCCAGCAGCTCCAGTCGCTGGTCGGGCAGTTCCGCTACTAG
- a CDS encoding SPFH domain-containing protein — translation MSTIPSSVPSKEKTLRPVNGGLLLTLTIILYLAIVGSFVWVAVQTDSFYLSHLVLLILATIALPFVLAGLFVVPPREARVLVLFGKYAGTVRDPGFFWANPFAKRTDVSLKAVNIASERIKVNDLDGNPIEIGAVVVYQVRDTSQAVFDVEDYRQFTDIQVETAVRKLASIHPYADDSDDVVSLRGDSEEVSNELLTELQDRLDRAGIEVIEARLSHLAYAAEIASAMLQRQQAAAIVAARRQIVDGAVGMVEDAIHSLADKDIIELDPERKATLVGNLLVVLCGQADAQPVINTGTMYN, via the coding sequence ATGTCCACCATCCCCAGCTCCGTGCCCTCGAAGGAGAAGACGCTCCGCCCGGTGAACGGCGGCCTGCTCCTTACGTTGACCATCATTCTCTACCTGGCCATCGTCGGGAGCTTCGTCTGGGTCGCCGTCCAGACCGATTCCTTCTACCTGTCCCACCTCGTGCTCCTGATCCTGGCCACCATCGCCCTGCCCTTCGTCCTGGCCGGCCTCTTCGTGGTCCCGCCGCGCGAGGCCCGGGTCCTGGTCCTGTTCGGCAAGTACGCCGGCACCGTCCGCGATCCGGGCTTCTTCTGGGCGAATCCCTTCGCCAAGCGCACGGACGTCTCCCTGAAGGCCGTGAACATCGCGAGCGAGCGGATCAAGGTGAACGACCTCGACGGCAACCCGATCGAGATCGGTGCGGTGGTCGTGTACCAGGTTCGCGACACCTCGCAGGCGGTCTTCGATGTCGAGGACTACCGGCAGTTCACCGACATCCAGGTCGAGACGGCGGTCCGCAAGCTGGCGAGCATCCATCCCTACGCCGACGACAGCGACGACGTGGTGTCGCTCCGTGGTGACAGCGAGGAGGTCTCGAACGAGCTGCTGACCGAGCTGCAGGACCGGCTCGACCGCGCGGGCATCGAAGTCATCGAGGCCCGGCTCAGCCACCTCGCCTACGCCGCCGAGATCGCCTCGGCCATGCTGCAGCGGCAGCAGGCGGCGGCGATCGTCGCGGCCCGTCGGCAGATCGTCGACGGCGCGGTGGGCATGGTCGAGGACGCGATCCACTCGCTGGCCGACAAGGACATCATCGAGCTCGACCCCGAGCGGAAGGCCACGCTCGTGGGCAACCTGCTCGTGGTCCTCTGCGGCCAGGCCGACGCCCAGCCGGTGATCAACACGGGCACGATGTACAACTAG